From a region of the Halolamina sp. CBA1230 genome:
- a CDS encoding biotin--[acetyl-CoA-carboxylase] ligase: protein MPDTRRALLDALADGPVPGPELADRLGVSRAAVWKQVEALREDGLGIESTDDGYRVTDVSEFGGAAIAYGLDAPFEIEYHDSIGSTNERVRELADEGREDVAVVANEQTAGRGRLDRGWTGPSGGVYCSLLLRPDVPLAHSPVYTLAAAVAVARAAREAGVDARIKWPNDVLVLDDESERGGQKLCGILTEMEGEADRVKWLIVGIGINANVEPEDLPEGATSLLAERGEPVDRRIFTQRLLETFDELRSDPDSILDAWREHAATLGQRVRVETPGGEVVGKTVDVEFPGALIVETDDGERERVTAGDCEHLRPV from the coding sequence ATGCCCGACACGCGCCGCGCGCTGCTCGACGCGCTCGCGGACGGCCCCGTTCCCGGCCCCGAACTCGCCGACCGTCTCGGCGTCTCCCGCGCCGCGGTCTGGAAGCAGGTCGAGGCGCTCCGCGAGGACGGGCTGGGGATCGAGAGCACCGACGACGGCTACCGCGTGACCGACGTTTCCGAGTTCGGCGGCGCCGCGATCGCGTACGGCCTCGACGCGCCGTTCGAAATCGAGTACCACGACAGCATCGGCTCGACGAACGAACGGGTCCGCGAACTCGCCGACGAGGGGCGCGAAGACGTGGCCGTCGTGGCGAACGAGCAAACCGCCGGCCGGGGGCGACTCGACCGGGGGTGGACCGGGCCGTCAGGAGGGGTCTACTGCTCGCTGCTGCTCCGGCCGGACGTGCCGCTCGCCCACTCGCCCGTCTACACGCTCGCGGCCGCGGTGGCAGTCGCGCGGGCCGCACGGGAGGCCGGCGTCGACGCGCGGATCAAGTGGCCGAACGATGTGCTAGTACTCGACGACGAGAGCGAACGCGGCGGGCAGAAGCTCTGTGGCATCCTGACCGAGATGGAGGGCGAAGCGGACCGCGTGAAGTGGCTGATCGTCGGTATCGGGATCAACGCCAACGTCGAGCCTGAGGACCTGCCCGAAGGCGCGACCTCGCTGCTCGCCGAACGCGGCGAACCGGTCGACCGCCGGATCTTCACCCAGCGCCTGCTGGAGACGTTCGACGAACTCCGGAGCGATCCGGATTCGATCCTCGACGCGTGGCGCGAACACGCCGCGACACTCGGCCAGCGCGTCCGGGTCGAGACGCCCGGCGGCGAGGTCGTGGGTAAGACCGTCGACGTCGAGTTCCCCGGCGCACTGATCGTCGAAACCGACGACGGCGAGCGCGAGCGAGTGACGGCTGGGGACTGTGAGCACCTGCGGCCGGTGTGA